In Desulfomonile tiedjei DSM 6799, a genomic segment contains:
- a CDS encoding glycosyltransferase family 2 protein gives MSEVQSSKFQPQSPVISIVIPLYREEKNVVPLVDRIGQVMAPLGYLWEIVFALDPSPDRTREVIMDLIAQGNPIRLLTFSRRIGKPLSLIAGLDHAVGDACVIIDADLQDPPELIGEMIQKWKQGYQVVLAQRTSRKGENFLYLKAAQAFYRILEKISEVPVPRDTGDYRLLDARVVKELSTFRERHGFLRGLTAAVGFKTTVIPYEREPRYSGKTQISFAGAFDIALDGIVPFSRVPVRLLLFTGASLAVIAMVLALLWIILGVLTGFSDKWPFVALGLLITELSGIVLTGMGILGEYLVRSYEETRDRPLYIIDTLEESAGLPRKGPDNTQSKQ, from the coding sequence ATGTCTGAAGTGCAATCATCCAAATTTCAACCGCAGTCTCCTGTTATAAGCATTGTGATTCCCCTTTACAGGGAAGAAAAGAATGTAGTGCCTCTCGTGGACAGAATAGGGCAAGTCATGGCTCCTCTGGGTTATCTGTGGGAAATTGTGTTTGCCCTGGACCCGAGCCCCGATCGGACTCGCGAAGTCATTATGGACCTTATTGCCCAGGGGAATCCGATTCGGCTTCTCACTTTTTCCCGGAGGATAGGAAAGCCTCTTTCTCTCATCGCAGGGCTGGATCACGCCGTAGGAGACGCTTGCGTGATCATTGATGCAGATCTCCAGGATCCACCCGAACTCATTGGCGAAATGATACAGAAATGGAAGCAGGGGTACCAGGTAGTATTGGCGCAACGCACTTCAAGAAAAGGCGAGAACTTTCTGTATTTGAAGGCGGCTCAAGCTTTCTACCGCATTCTGGAAAAGATCTCCGAGGTCCCGGTTCCGAGAGACACGGGCGATTACCGTTTACTGGATGCAAGAGTAGTCAAGGAACTCTCCACTTTCCGAGAACGGCATGGATTTCTGAGGGGCCTCACTGCGGCAGTCGGATTCAAAACTACGGTAATCCCTTATGAACGTGAGCCTCGATACTCGGGCAAAACGCAAATCAGCTTTGCAGGAGCGTTCGATATTGCATTAGACGGCATTGTACCTTTTTCGCGCGTACCTGTCCGTTTACTTCTCTTCACCGGCGCGAGCCTGGCGGTGATTGCGATGGTTCTTGCTCTTCTGTGGATAATTCTCGGGGTTCTGACAGGATTCTCAGACAAATGGCCCTTTGTTGCCCTCGGGCTGCTGATAACGGAACTGTCGGGGATAGTGCTTACAGGAATGGGTATCCTGGGAGAGTACCTCGTACGATCCTATGAAGAAACGCGTGACAGACCATTGTACATTATCGATACCCTTGAAGAATCAGCAGGCCTGCCGCGGAAAGGACCCGATAATACACAATCAAAACAGTAA
- a CDS encoding NAD-dependent epimerase/dehydratase family protein translates to MKTLVTGGAGFIGSHIVDELVLRGHEVVVYDNLSSGFLRHLDKSRQSGLVECVQADILEVERLSAAMEGVETVFHLAANADVRGGKADRSIDLEQNIIGTHRVLEAMVKTGATSIVFTSSATVYGEPDVFPTPEDYAPLQTSLYGASKLAAEGIIEAYCEYFGITSHIFRFVSWIGERYSHGVVFDFINKLRANPHELEILGDGNQKKSYLHVQDGVKGIFQALESFGDSKNVLNLGHTEYMNVLRLADIVCEEMGLKNVAFRCTGGIRGWIGDSPFVHLDVSKLGSAGFRPEISIEEGIRRTARYLLDNPWILDARRAR, encoded by the coding sequence ATGAAGACCCTTGTTACGGGTGGTGCCGGATTTATCGGAAGCCACATTGTGGATGAGCTGGTCCTTCGGGGCCATGAAGTCGTTGTGTACGACAATTTGTCGTCGGGATTCCTGAGACATCTTGATAAAAGCAGGCAATCTGGATTGGTGGAATGTGTTCAGGCAGACATCCTGGAGGTTGAGCGACTATCTGCGGCAATGGAGGGCGTTGAAACCGTGTTTCACCTCGCGGCCAATGCAGACGTGCGAGGAGGAAAAGCCGATCGCTCTATCGATCTGGAACAGAATATCATTGGTACCCACCGGGTCTTGGAAGCAATGGTGAAGACCGGTGCGACAAGTATTGTTTTCACGAGTTCGGCTACGGTGTACGGCGAACCCGATGTTTTTCCGACTCCGGAAGATTACGCTCCGTTGCAGACTTCGCTGTACGGAGCATCCAAACTCGCGGCAGAGGGCATCATAGAAGCGTACTGCGAATATTTCGGAATCACGAGCCATATCTTCCGATTCGTTTCGTGGATCGGTGAACGATATTCACATGGCGTAGTATTCGATTTCATAAATAAACTCAGAGCAAATCCTCACGAGCTCGAAATTCTTGGTGACGGTAATCAGAAAAAGTCCTATCTCCATGTGCAAGACGGAGTGAAAGGGATCTTTCAGGCATTGGAAAGCTTCGGCGACTCCAAGAACGTCCTCAATCTAGGTCACACGGAATACATGAATGTTCTCAGACTTGCGGATATCGTGTGCGAGGAAATGGGCCTGAAAAACGTTGCATTCCGATGCACCGGCGGAATCAGAGGTTGGATCGGTGACAGCCCCTTCGTCCATCTTGACGTATCCAAGTTGGGCTCTGCAGGATTCCGACCTGAAATCTCGATAGAAGAAGGGATACGCCGGACTGCCCGATATCTTCTGGATAACCCGTGGATTCTCGACGCGAGACGTGCCAGGTGA
- the lptG gene encoding LPS export ABC transporter permease LptG produces the protein MRILDKYITREFLKVFTLCVFGFILVFLLVELTDKIKYYFEHNPSGWLMLKYFLVKLPGYLYFAIPLGILMAGMLSLLMMARNSEIIAMQANGIDALSISRPVAVIGVIASILMFFANETVIPWSNSYSEYIQNVEIAGKSDTTLFKKDQIWIRSKDSVTFVKKFDKPARTLEHVSIVRWDPEYHLTERIFADKAKWWNDHWMLYGVNKISRTPEGKFEVESLPSMRSSLQKPPDNFDRVEKIAKEMTLTQLGEYIDKLMDEGQSPTRYLVDWHDKLAFPLVCLIMAALGVPFAVKVNPRGGGVALGLGLSLLTAFSYWVVHTIFIALGNGGYIPPVMAGWGANVIFGLTATILILQAGT, from the coding sequence GTGCGCATCCTGGACAAATACATAACACGTGAATTCCTCAAAGTGTTCACACTTTGTGTCTTCGGGTTCATTCTCGTATTTCTGCTGGTAGAGCTTACTGATAAGATCAAGTATTACTTTGAACACAATCCTTCCGGGTGGCTCATGCTCAAGTATTTCCTCGTAAAGCTTCCCGGATATCTGTACTTTGCCATTCCTCTCGGGATTCTAATGGCAGGAATGCTTTCTTTGCTCATGATGGCACGGAATTCGGAAATAATTGCGATGCAGGCCAACGGAATCGATGCGCTCAGTATTTCGCGTCCGGTAGCAGTCATCGGTGTGATTGCCTCGATTCTCATGTTCTTCGCCAATGAGACCGTGATTCCGTGGTCCAATTCTTACAGCGAATACATCCAGAACGTTGAAATTGCGGGAAAATCAGATACCACTCTTTTCAAGAAAGATCAGATATGGATACGCTCCAAAGATTCCGTAACATTCGTGAAGAAATTCGATAAACCTGCCAGAACCCTGGAACACGTTTCCATTGTTCGCTGGGACCCGGAATACCATCTGACCGAGCGGATATTTGCTGACAAAGCCAAATGGTGGAACGATCACTGGATGCTCTACGGAGTCAACAAGATCAGTCGCACACCGGAAGGCAAGTTCGAAGTGGAAAGCCTCCCTTCAATGCGGAGTTCTCTGCAGAAGCCACCGGATAATTTTGACCGGGTGGAGAAGATAGCCAAAGAAATGACCCTCACCCAACTCGGTGAGTATATCGACAAGCTAATGGATGAGGGACAATCGCCTACCCGCTATCTGGTGGATTGGCATGATAAGCTCGCGTTTCCCCTGGTTTGTCTCATCATGGCTGCTCTTGGAGTGCCTTTTGCGGTGAAGGTAAACCCGCGGGGCGGCGGTGTTGCGCTTGGGCTTGGTTTGTCTCTTCTCACCGCGTTCAGCTATTGGGTTGTCCACACAATATTTATTGCTCTGGGCAATGGGGGGTACATTCCACCCGTAATGGCAGGATGGGGAGCAAACGTGATCTTCGGCCTGACTGCAACCATCCTGATTCTTCAGGCAGGAACGTAG
- a CDS encoding dihydropteroate synthase, giving the protein MINVVAENINIMSKYTGNAMREKDPKPIQEWAIKLTEKGADLLDLNLGPARKGGPEMMQWLVQTVQEVTDLPLFLDTTNNDAVEAGLQVYKVKQGRAVINSIMATPERMALQMPLVTKYDCDMVGLMWGPDGIPRDENERAVLLDSMMTQAAEHGIELERIWFDPIVVPVSSQQQELQGCTTFMQWLPDLAPGSKSTCGLSNVSNGSPDELRDILNQVYLCILKKCGITSAILDGFDEAIVKIAHDEEMELENLVGRIFDGEEVDTAGMSKREVDFVKTARLLFGKSLYSHSWLDL; this is encoded by the coding sequence ATGATAAATGTGGTGGCTGAAAACATTAACATCATGTCCAAGTACACCGGCAATGCAATGAGGGAGAAGGACCCCAAGCCGATCCAGGAATGGGCGATCAAGCTTACCGAAAAAGGAGCTGATCTGCTGGATCTCAACCTGGGTCCGGCACGCAAGGGCGGTCCCGAAATGATGCAATGGCTGGTGCAAACCGTTCAGGAAGTCACGGATCTTCCTCTCTTCCTGGATACGACCAACAACGATGCCGTCGAGGCAGGGCTTCAGGTCTACAAGGTGAAGCAGGGAAGAGCGGTCATCAATTCCATTATGGCCACTCCCGAGCGCATGGCCCTACAAATGCCGCTGGTCACCAAGTACGACTGTGACATGGTTGGACTTATGTGGGGTCCTGATGGCATCCCCAGAGACGAAAACGAACGCGCGGTCCTCTTGGACAGCATGATGACTCAAGCAGCCGAACACGGAATCGAGCTCGAAAGAATCTGGTTCGACCCCATCGTGGTGCCGGTTTCTTCCCAGCAACAGGAACTGCAGGGCTGCACGACATTCATGCAGTGGTTGCCTGATCTTGCTCCGGGCTCAAAATCTACCTGCGGTCTGTCCAACGTTTCCAATGGATCTCCCGACGAACTCAGAGACATACTCAATCAGGTGTACCTCTGTATCCTCAAGAAATGCGGCATAACATCAGCGATTCTTGATGGCTTCGACGAAGCGATCGTCAAGATCGCTCACGATGAAGAAATGGAACTGGAAAACCTCGTGGGTCGCATTTTCGACGGTGAAGAAGTGGACACCGCTGGAATGAGCAAACGGGAAGTGGATTTCGTGAAAACAGCCAGACTGCTGTTCGGCAAATCCTTGTATTCTCATTCCTGGCTCGATCTCTAG
- the acsC gene encoding acetyl-CoA decarbonylase/synthase complex subunit gamma — translation MALSGIQIFKMMPKKNCGECGVPTCLAFAMNLAAGKAELAQCPYVSDEAKEKLASASAPPIRTVQIGVGDSAVKTGGETVLFRHEKTFNNPTALGCLIATSESDASVDGKLKAFKELRYERVGLTLKPDLIAVKDAGDPTKFAAIAKKASDAGAALVLISDNLDALKAALAEVGKNKPLVYAATAANVDAISALCKEYDVPVAIKASKVGDLATMSASLMEKGHKDIVLDSGSRDLAELVRDNIMIRRLALEKLYRPLGFPTIVFPCEMADNPVDEAIIAGTFISKYGGIAILSDLKGELLFPLLLQRLNIFTDPQRPMTTEQGIYPINNPGEDSPVLITSNFSLTYFIVSGEVEASRVPSWLLVLNTDGLSVLTAWAAGKFVADLIGPFVKKSGIEEKTKTRKLIIPGAAAIISGDLEEELQGWGVAIGPREGAHIPAYLRQNYA, via the coding sequence ATGGCTCTTTCGGGAATTCAGATCTTCAAAATGATGCCCAAGAAAAACTGCGGGGAATGTGGAGTTCCCACGTGTCTCGCCTTTGCCATGAACCTGGCAGCCGGAAAAGCTGAACTGGCCCAGTGCCCGTACGTTTCCGACGAAGCCAAAGAAAAGCTTGCATCAGCTTCTGCTCCTCCGATCAGAACGGTTCAGATCGGTGTCGGTGATAGTGCAGTCAAAACAGGTGGAGAGACGGTTCTTTTCCGCCATGAGAAAACCTTTAACAACCCCACAGCCCTGGGATGCCTCATTGCAACATCGGAAAGCGATGCATCAGTGGACGGCAAGCTTAAGGCTTTCAAGGAATTGAGATATGAGCGGGTCGGTCTTACGCTGAAACCCGATCTCATTGCAGTCAAGGACGCAGGCGATCCGACCAAGTTTGCAGCAATAGCGAAGAAAGCTTCGGATGCAGGCGCCGCTCTGGTGCTGATTTCCGATAATCTGGATGCGCTCAAAGCTGCTCTGGCTGAAGTCGGCAAGAATAAGCCTCTGGTTTATGCGGCTACTGCAGCCAATGTTGACGCCATTTCAGCACTCTGCAAAGAGTACGATGTTCCCGTCGCAATCAAAGCCTCAAAGGTGGGCGATCTGGCCACCATGAGTGCTTCGTTGATGGAAAAAGGTCATAAGGATATCGTCCTCGATTCCGGCTCCAGAGACTTGGCGGAATTGGTTCGGGACAACATTATGATCCGCAGATTGGCTCTGGAGAAACTGTACAGACCGCTCGGCTTCCCCACAATCGTTTTCCCGTGCGAAATGGCCGACAATCCGGTTGATGAAGCAATCATAGCTGGCACGTTCATTTCCAAGTACGGCGGCATTGCCATATTGAGCGATCTCAAAGGCGAACTGCTGTTCCCCTTGCTGCTCCAGCGCTTGAATATCTTCACCGATCCTCAGCGCCCCATGACGACCGAGCAGGGCATTTATCCCATCAACAACCCGGGAGAAGACTCTCCTGTGTTGATCACCAGCAATTTCTCCCTGACCTATTTTATCGTATCCGGAGAAGTGGAAGCCAGCAGAGTGCCTTCGTGGCTCCTGGTGCTCAATACGGATGGTCTTTCGGTTCTCACTGCATGGGCGGCAGGGAAGTTTGTTGCCGATCTTATCGGTCCATTCGTGAAGAAGTCCGGAATCGAAGAGAAGACCAAGACCAGAAAGCTCATTATTCCGGGCGCGGCTGCAATCATCAGCGGTGATCTGGAAGAAGAGCTTCAGGGATGGGGTGTAGCCATCGGTCCCAGAGAAGGTGCACACATCCCTGCTTATCTGCGTCAAAACTATGCCTGA
- the acsB gene encoding acetyl-CoA decarbonylase/synthase complex subunit alpha/beta, whose translation MSKIIAANVVAGAHKVYEKARKKYEMAVQKYGKKKEISFPNTGYYLPVIYGILGFPVKNLGDAGLVLDRSEQLIPPLIREKAHLPYLGPILDAGMASLFNYEIIEAIRYLEEPDFYLPAEDPTDDKLWLGAADDVILRKRGVEFVDGTAPGFAAIVGSAPTKEIAAEMALELQKKNLYVFMAAQHNGTTFSQQLREAGVQIGWPTRLVPFGPDISSAIFAVGFATRAALSFGGIEPGDFRKVLIYNKDRVFAFVLAMGDVSDEWYAAAAGCINYGFPTIADTPIPQILPTGVCTYEHVVSNIPHQEIVAKAIEVRGLKVTVTEVPVPTAYGPAFEGERIRGEDIYMEAGGGKTQAVELTVMKDMNEVEDGKIEVIGPDLKDIEAGTRVPLGILVEVAGRKMQSDFEPILERQIHHLINYAQGLMHIGQRDIAWVRIGKGAVEKGFSLSHIGSILHAKLHQDFGSVLDKVQVKVFTEKDKVDDLLKQAREVYAKRDARVEGMTDEDEPIFYSCTLCQSFAPSHVCVVTPERTGLCGAYNWLDCKASFEINPTGPNQPIEKGKVIDERLGQWEGVNEFVQKASRGKVVKYNAYSIMEDPMTSCGCFECIAAVLPVANGVMTVDRDYKGPTPCGMKFTTLAGSAGGGNITPGFVGHSKLYIGSKKFVAAEGGILRLVWMPKALKEMLKEKIDRLGAERGVSNLSDRIADETVGVTEDEIYPFLQEKEHPAVSMDSIVG comes from the coding sequence GTGTCTAAGATTATTGCAGCGAATGTCGTAGCCGGAGCCCACAAAGTCTATGAGAAGGCCCGGAAGAAATACGAAATGGCCGTGCAAAAGTACGGCAAGAAGAAAGAAATATCTTTCCCGAACACCGGTTACTACCTGCCGGTCATCTACGGGATCCTCGGTTTTCCGGTGAAAAACCTCGGTGATGCAGGTTTGGTCCTGGATCGTTCCGAGCAGCTTATTCCTCCCCTGATCCGTGAGAAGGCTCACCTTCCGTACTTGGGACCGATCCTGGACGCCGGTATGGCTTCTCTTTTTAACTATGAAATCATCGAAGCCATTCGTTATCTTGAAGAACCTGATTTTTATCTCCCCGCGGAAGATCCCACAGATGACAAACTGTGGCTGGGCGCGGCTGATGACGTCATTTTGAGAAAACGCGGCGTGGAATTCGTGGATGGGACCGCTCCCGGATTTGCCGCAATCGTCGGCTCTGCCCCCACAAAAGAAATAGCCGCTGAAATGGCTCTGGAACTGCAGAAGAAGAACCTGTACGTGTTCATGGCCGCACAGCACAATGGCACGACCTTCTCTCAGCAGCTCCGTGAAGCCGGTGTTCAAATCGGTTGGCCCACTCGTCTCGTACCCTTTGGTCCGGACATTTCTTCAGCCATCTTTGCTGTCGGTTTTGCAACTCGTGCGGCTTTGAGCTTCGGTGGTATCGAGCCGGGCGATTTCCGCAAAGTCCTGATCTACAATAAAGATCGTGTTTTCGCGTTCGTCCTGGCGATGGGCGATGTCAGTGACGAATGGTATGCGGCTGCAGCGGGTTGCATCAATTACGGCTTCCCGACAATAGCCGATACCCCGATTCCTCAGATACTTCCTACAGGCGTGTGCACATACGAGCACGTCGTTTCCAATATTCCTCACCAGGAAATCGTTGCCAAAGCGATTGAAGTGCGCGGCCTCAAAGTAACGGTTACCGAAGTTCCGGTTCCCACCGCTTACGGTCCTGCCTTCGAGGGTGAGCGAATCCGTGGCGAAGACATTTACATGGAAGCTGGCGGCGGCAAGACTCAGGCAGTCGAGCTCACCGTTATGAAGGACATGAACGAAGTCGAAGACGGCAAGATAGAAGTTATCGGTCCGGACCTGAAGGACATCGAGGCAGGCACCCGTGTGCCTCTGGGTATTCTTGTGGAGGTTGCAGGCCGTAAGATGCAGTCCGACTTCGAGCCCATTCTTGAACGCCAGATCCACCATTTGATCAACTATGCTCAGGGTTTGATGCATATAGGACAGAGAGACATAGCCTGGGTGCGTATTGGAAAAGGTGCAGTGGAAAAAGGCTTCAGCCTGAGCCACATCGGGTCCATTCTCCATGCCAAGCTGCATCAGGACTTCGGTTCGGTTCTGGACAAGGTTCAGGTGAAGGTCTTCACGGAAAAAGACAAAGTTGACGATCTCTTGAAACAGGCCAGAGAAGTCTACGCAAAAAGAGATGCCCGAGTTGAAGGCATGACCGACGAAGACGAGCCCATTTTCTACTCTTGCACGCTGTGCCAGAGTTTCGCTCCGTCGCACGTTTGCGTTGTCACTCCGGAACGTACCGGCCTTTGCGGTGCATACAACTGGCTCGATTGCAAGGCATCATTCGAGATCAATCCCACGGGACCGAACCAGCCGATTGAAAAGGGCAAAGTCATCGACGAGCGCCTAGGACAATGGGAAGGCGTTAATGAATTCGTTCAGAAGGCATCCCGCGGAAAAGTCGTGAAGTACAACGCATACTCCATTATGGAAGATCCCATGACCTCTTGCGGTTGCTTCGAGTGCATCGCAGCAGTGCTCCCGGTTGCCAATGGAGTTATGACTGTTGACCGCGACTACAAAGGCCCCACGCCATGCGGTATGAAGTTCACGACCTTGGCGGGTAGCGCGGGTGGTGGAAACATTACTCCTGGTTTTGTCGGTCACAGCAAGCTCTATATCGGCTCGAAGAAATTCGTTGCCGCAGAAGGCGGAATCCTCCGTCTTGTGTGGATGCCGAAGGCTCTCAAAGAGATGCTGAAGGAAAAAATCGACAGACTTGGAGCAGAACGAGGTGTTTCCAATCTGTCCGACCGGATTGCAGATGAAACAGTGGGCGTGACTGAAGACGAGATTTATCCGTTCCTTCAGGAGAAAGAGCATCCGGCTGTTTCTATGGATTCCATCGTCGGATAA
- the cooS gene encoding anaerobic carbon-monoxide dehydrogenase catalytic subunit, giving the protein MAELPKVKYSGKIREIKIGKPGCEITVGGETAYNFYSFEGKTPNAPKLALQVLDIVPEEWAAEALAPFKDVLGDPVAWAKKCVDEYKADAVCLWLTGTDPNGKNLSAEHAAKVAKEVAEAINVPLIVWGTSSDVKNTEVLKAVAEACAGLNVVIGPVTEGNYKQVGAAAIAYKHTVAANTPIDINLAKQLNILLENLGVPNDKILVDPTTGGVGYGMEYCYSIMERIRQAALTQNDDKLQYPIINNVAEEVWKTKEAKLSTDADPKLGEAGTRGINLEAITALSALQAGSDLLILRHPKTLEHIRKYISSIMVETTLDAMGVDLKLIEAAAPKAEPAAAKPAAAAPKPAEKPAPAPAPPKAAEPKEEKAPPVTKPAAPKAAAKPAVEEEEAIMGLTKDDVQGLKEMVGFFKALKTAMGADAPVAKAEGPAVVAPPPKKKEVGPADWTQYAIDTPTIEGLKKADREGYTTAFHRARTMTACPIGKGGTCCKICNMGPCRVLPPKGKDETPEERKKRTGLCGATPETIAARNFARMVAAGAAAHSDHGRHVAHTFLHAAKGELPDYQIKDIPKLFAIAMDYDIPTEGREIKDIAIDVGKRALQQYGQQDGEILNVKRAPLKRQEIWKQEGVIPAGIDRPVVEVMHMTHMGVNQEMEHIIRLATKCSLADGWGGSMIATDLSDILYGTPVPILGKVNLGCMKEDTVNIIVHGHEPSLSEIIVQAVQDPEMIAYAKSKGATGGISLGGICCTSNEILMRHGIPVAGNYLQQEIAVITGALEAIVVDVQCVMQGLAELAKCFHTQVVTTSPIAKMQGAYKHYSYDERYGLETAKAIVKDAIDNFPNRDKNKVSIPTEQQDMVVGFSHETISYMLGGMFRASYRPLNDNIINGRVRGLAGIVGCGNARVKNDYLHVELAKELIKNDVLVLTTGCSAIALGKAGLLTPEASKYCGAGLAEVCETVGIPPCLHMGSCVDNSRILMAATAVVRDGGLGDDISDLPAVGCAPEWMSEKAVSIGQYFVASGVYVLFGVGFPTINEDVCTNYLFKDIEKTYGGRWDFVEKDPYEMAKRIIAQIDAKRKALGIDKARERVLMDMAMRREIAG; this is encoded by the coding sequence ATGGCTGAACTGCCAAAAGTAAAATATTCGGGAAAAATACGTGAAATAAAAATTGGGAAGCCGGGTTGCGAGATAACCGTAGGCGGCGAAACCGCTTACAATTTCTACTCCTTTGAAGGAAAAACTCCCAATGCGCCGAAACTAGCGCTGCAGGTTTTGGATATAGTGCCCGAAGAGTGGGCTGCCGAGGCATTGGCTCCGTTCAAAGACGTGCTGGGAGATCCAGTGGCTTGGGCCAAGAAGTGCGTCGACGAGTACAAAGCGGATGCCGTGTGCCTTTGGCTTACCGGCACAGATCCCAACGGAAAAAATCTTTCAGCCGAGCATGCTGCGAAAGTGGCTAAGGAAGTGGCGGAAGCCATTAATGTTCCGCTGATCGTGTGGGGCACGTCAAGCGACGTCAAGAATACGGAAGTGCTCAAAGCGGTGGCGGAAGCATGCGCCGGTTTGAATGTGGTCATTGGCCCGGTAACAGAAGGCAACTACAAGCAGGTCGGAGCGGCGGCAATCGCATACAAGCATACGGTAGCCGCAAATACGCCGATAGACATCAACTTAGCCAAGCAGTTGAACATTCTTCTGGAGAACCTCGGCGTTCCCAACGACAAAATACTCGTGGATCCCACTACAGGTGGTGTGGGCTACGGTATGGAGTACTGTTATTCCATTATGGAGAGGATCAGACAGGCAGCTCTGACCCAGAACGACGACAAGCTCCAGTATCCCATAATTAACAATGTCGCCGAGGAAGTGTGGAAAACCAAAGAAGCCAAACTTTCTACGGATGCGGATCCCAAATTGGGCGAGGCAGGAACTCGCGGGATCAACCTGGAAGCCATCACTGCATTGAGTGCTCTCCAGGCTGGCTCGGATCTTCTGATCCTGAGACATCCAAAGACTCTCGAACATATTCGCAAATATATTTCCAGTATTATGGTGGAGACCACCCTGGATGCAATGGGAGTGGATTTAAAGCTTATCGAAGCAGCGGCACCCAAGGCCGAACCCGCAGCAGCAAAACCGGCGGCGGCAGCCCCGAAACCTGCTGAAAAACCGGCACCTGCACCTGCACCTCCCAAGGCAGCCGAACCGAAAGAGGAGAAAGCTCCCCCTGTAACCAAGCCGGCAGCTCCCAAAGCTGCAGCGAAACCGGCAGTCGAAGAAGAGGAAGCGATAATGGGATTGACAAAAGACGATGTTCAAGGCCTCAAAGAAATGGTCGGCTTCTTCAAGGCATTGAAGACGGCCATGGGGGCTGATGCCCCGGTTGCAAAAGCTGAAGGTCCTGCCGTAGTGGCACCTCCGCCCAAGAAAAAAGAAGTCGGACCTGCCGATTGGACTCAATACGCAATTGATACTCCAACGATTGAGGGACTGAAGAAAGCGGATCGCGAAGGCTACACCACTGCTTTCCATCGTGCCCGGACCATGACCGCATGCCCCATCGGTAAAGGCGGAACCTGCTGCAAAATCTGCAACATGGGCCCCTGCCGGGTGCTTCCTCCCAAGGGCAAAGACGAAACGCCCGAAGAGAGAAAAAAACGAACCGGTCTTTGCGGCGCCACCCCTGAAACCATCGCGGCGAGAAACTTCGCAAGAATGGTTGCCGCCGGTGCAGCAGCCCACAGCGACCACGGACGCCATGTCGCTCACACCTTCCTGCATGCCGCAAAAGGCGAACTCCCCGATTACCAGATCAAAGACATTCCGAAGCTCTTCGCCATTGCAATGGACTATGATATTCCCACTGAAGGCCGCGAAATTAAAGACATCGCAATTGATGTCGGCAAGAGAGCTCTGCAACAGTACGGTCAGCAGGATGGCGAAATCCTGAACGTGAAACGGGCCCCGCTGAAACGCCAGGAGATCTGGAAACAAGAAGGAGTCATCCCGGCAGGAATCGACAGACCGGTTGTCGAAGTCATGCACATGACCCATATGGGTGTGAACCAGGAAATGGAACACATCATCCGCCTGGCGACAAAATGCTCCCTGGCCGACGGTTGGGGCGGCTCCATGATCGCCACGGATCTTTCCGATATTCTCTATGGAACTCCGGTTCCGATCCTCGGCAAAGTCAACCTCGGCTGCATGAAAGAAGACACCGTAAACATTATCGTTCACGGACATGAGCCGTCATTGTCGGAAATCATCGTTCAGGCAGTGCAAGATCCGGAAATGATCGCCTATGCAAAGAGCAAAGGTGCAACCGGTGGTATCAGCCTGGGCGGTATTTGCTGTACTTCCAATGAAATCCTGATGCGCCACGGTATTCCTGTCGCCGGTAATTACCTGCAGCAGGAAATCGCAGTTATCACGGGCGCTCTCGAAGCCATCGTGGTGGACGTCCAGTGCGTCATGCAGGGATTGGCAGAGCTGGCCAAGTGTTTCCACACTCAGGTGGTTACAACCAGCCCGATTGCCAAGATGCAGGGAGCTTACAAGCATTATAGCTACGATGAGCGATATGGACTCGAAACGGCAAAAGCTATCGTAAAAGACGCTATCGACAATTTCCCGAATCGTGACAAGAACAAAGTGTCGATTCCCACAGAGCAGCAGGACATGGTTGTCGGGTTCAGCCACGAAACCATCAGTTACATGCTGGGTGGCATGTTCCGAGCCAGCTATCGGCCTCTGAACGACAATATCATCAACGGTCGTGTTCGAGGTCTCGCTGGTATCGTCGGTTGTGGCAATGCCCGGGTAAAGAACGATTATCTGCACGTGGAACTTGCTAAAGAGCTTATCAAGAATGACGTGCTCGTGCTCACAACCGGTTGCTCCGCCATCGCCCTCGGAAAAGCCGGTCTGCTCACTCCGGAAGCTTCAAAATACTGCGGTGCGGGACTTGCCGAAGTCTGCGAGACAGTGGGAATCCCGCCGTGCCTCCATATGGGATCCTGCGTGGATAATAGCCGAATCCTCATGGCCGCAACTGCAGTGGTAAGAGATGGTGGTCTGGGCGACGACATCTCCGATCTGCCCGCAGTCGGCTGCGCCCCGGAATGGATGAGTGAAAAAGCCGTCTCTATCGGCCAATACTTTGTCGCCTCTGGCGTATACGTGTTGTTCGGTGTCGGTTTCCCGACCATCAACGAAGACGTCTGCACCAATTATCTCTTCAAAGATATCGAGAAGACGTATGGCGGTCGTTGGGATTTCGTGGAAAAAGACCCGTACGAAATGGCCAAGAGGATCATCGCTCAGATCGATGCAAAGAGAAAGGCCCTCGGCATAGACAAAGCGAGAGAGCGCGTGCTCATGGATATGGCAATGCGCAGAGAAATAGCCGGATAG